From the Leptospira sp. WS60.C2 genome, one window contains:
- the lipB gene encoding lipoyl(octanoyl) transferase LipB, with protein sequence MQKFLHQKGLPSYLFPSIVSYQRYLDFQENARKNRRESMLFLEHSPCLTGGIGAKAENLLVSKERLASLGVELVSLPRGGDFTAHEPGQIVGYLHIDLKKRNLSLGDFLQNLNESLVVAVKGTWDLTVEENPKAPGLYTTTTRKKLISEGVYAKSYFTSFGFALNGINSLSTFSLINPCGARTEDMTSLATLGLSERFPEKRAEFALRFSRHFLSLLP encoded by the coding sequence ATGCAAAAGTTTCTCCATCAAAAAGGACTACCTTCCTATCTTTTCCCTTCGATTGTATCTTACCAAAGATACTTAGATTTCCAGGAAAATGCCAGGAAAAATCGAAGAGAATCCATGCTCTTTTTAGAACACAGTCCATGTTTGACAGGTGGCATTGGGGCGAAAGCGGAAAATCTTTTGGTTTCTAAAGAGAGATTGGCATCGCTCGGGGTGGAACTTGTGTCGCTTCCAAGAGGAGGCGATTTTACCGCACATGAACCCGGACAAATTGTAGGTTACCTGCATATCGATCTGAAAAAAAGAAATCTTAGTTTGGGAGATTTTTTACAAAACTTAAACGAAAGTTTGGTGGTAGCAGTGAAGGGCACGTGGGACCTAACCGTCGAAGAAAATCCCAAAGCACCAGGTCTTTACACGACAACCACAAGGAAAAAACTGATCTCGGAAGGGGTGTATGCCAAATCCTATTTTACTAGTTTTGGTTTTGCCTTGAATGGGATCAATTCACTCTCTACGTTTTCTCTCATCAACCCATGTGGGGCAAGAACAGAAGACATGACTTCTCTTGCTACCTTAGGACTTTCGGAGAGATTTCCGGAAAAAAGGGCAGAATTTGCCTTACGGTTTTCTCGGCACTTTCTCTCTCTTCTTCCTTAA
- a CDS encoding type II toxin-antitoxin system antitoxin SocA domain-containing protein codes for MEKLLHAILWILEKSPNGRSRLELAKLLYYSDGVHFQKHAEMITRGDYIHLEDSPYPVKLNEALLVLKEKGHIDVVPKMDGNGIQGFTLRFLKPLEGLILSREEKRVMMKVVEAFRGRVVDENRHYPNLYENYVVTPLFDAIPFSVDRINTKIHVLVQKSLLNLSGKMFRVLFERSE; via the coding sequence ATGGAGAAACTTTTGCATGCGATCCTTTGGATCCTCGAAAAATCACCGAATGGAAGATCTCGCTTAGAATTAGCGAAACTTCTATACTATTCGGATGGTGTTCATTTCCAAAAACACGCGGAGATGATCACACGAGGAGACTATATCCACTTAGAAGACTCACCTTACCCCGTCAAACTGAACGAAGCCCTTTTGGTTTTAAAAGAGAAAGGACACATCGATGTTGTGCCGAAAATGGATGGGAATGGAATCCAAGGATTTACCTTACGATTCTTGAAACCGCTAGAGGGTCTCATTCTCTCACGGGAAGAAAAACGAGTGATGATGAAGGTGGTAGAAGCCTTCCGAGGTCGTGTCGTGGATGAAAACCGCCACTACCCAAACCTTTACGAAAATTATGTCGTCACACCCCTTTTCGATGCGATTCCGTTTTCTGTGGACAGGATCAATACGAAAATCCATGTTCTTGTCCAAAAAAGCCTTTTGAATCTATCGGGCAAAATGTTTAGAGTTTTATTTGAGAGGTCAGAATGA
- the panD gene encoding aspartate 1-decarboxylase, translating to MIITVCKGKIHRAVVTEAELHYEGSLTVDQDLMDMAGMKPYEQVSVVNVNNGARFETYLIVGERGSGTICLNGAAARLGMKGDKVIIITYGQVEEKDLPADYKPQVVFVDENNRPKKA from the coding sequence ATGATCATCACTGTTTGCAAAGGCAAAATCCATAGAGCCGTCGTTACTGAGGCGGAACTACACTACGAAGGTAGTCTCACTGTTGACCAAGACTTAATGGATATGGCCGGAATGAAACCTTACGAACAGGTCAGCGTGGTGAACGTGAATAACGGCGCCAGGTTTGAAACCTACCTCATCGTAGGAGAAAGAGGTTCTGGGACCATCTGTTTGAATGGAGCTGCCGCTCGCCTTGGGATGAAAGGTGACAAAGTCATCATCATAACCTACGGGCAGGTGGAAGAAAAGGACCTTCCAGCTGACTACAAACCCCAAGTTGTCTTCGTGGATGAGAACAATCGTCCGAAAAAAGCCTAA